One window of the Candidatus Zixiibacteriota bacterium genome contains the following:
- a CDS encoding putative Histidine kinase (Evidence 3 : Putative function from multiple computational evidences; Product type e : enzyme), which produces MRDNSTQRKRTTPNWILVGIVLGLAFWIIDPIIDAYLIRGSSLQQEIFSPDSGEIWIRSMVMFLFLCFGALVEGMFSKKVKAERNLQKGLSLLMATLESTADGILVVNQEGEITSFNTRFKEIWNITDEVLESRDDKKALQFVLGQLKEPQIFINKVKELYNSPEAESFDVLEFIDGRMVERYSRPQKIEGASIGRVWSFRDITARNKAERALRESEERFRGLYDSAPLGYQSLDENGNILNINRTWLHMMGYGEAEVTGRPFTDFLVPEDIRHFQKNFPLFKERGEVHDIEFTLKRKDGTLVDLSFDGKVEKDANGKFSRTHCIMHDITQIKRAEDSLRLSEARFRELAELLPETIIECDLNGIFTFVNRHGCEAFGFKREEVEKKMNIFEVLDPSERERARQNIKLVFGGEHRRNIEYLARKRDGSIVPVAIHTSPIYRKEQLAGMRAVVIDITEQKSAAEKLQFRYDFEHLVTTISTRLIGLRNDLVERAIEESLQNVGEFAGVDNCHIFFFSEDMDSVSFTSEWSREGTPRLAEKMLGKKPRNYAEGFEKLNRLEPIHLTEISMPSAAGDHNKEFFAKLGIKSLISVPLKSGDRLIGAIGMAAMRENRNWTDDDMALLRMAGEVLASALERKGAEESLLENENKYRTLFESSPDGLFLMKDVFLDCNDQACSLWKCSRDDIVGHSPAEFSPEWQPDGRSSKELAREKIEAAMGGVPQTFFWQHQNLKGVCQDTEVHLQPLTLKGEKLLLARVRDMSQQRRAELSLRQAEERFSKAFNFSPVGACLTDIATGKIINANERLQELLDISRDRLIGNSTVSLGIWKDSEERDIMIGQLKEGRTVRNQEVSRILPDGKRRDLSISMAVIPMNDSSCLLTLVDDITDKKLAEEALRESEERYRYLYNNAEVGLFRTAIQDGLVLECNDRSAQVFGYVSKEEMINCFRVSQHYVDPEARDRFVKALGQKGEVSNYRIRFFRKEGSVIWLSVSARINAEQGFIEGVLYDITEQKRAEEELLKLSYAIEQSPVTVVVTDTSGTIEYVNPKFTELTGYTREEALGQNPRILKSGKITEAEYRKMWETIKSGSEWRGEFYNRKKNGEYFWESAKIVPIKNESGETTHYLALKEDITEQKRNQEHLLRVQFSIDRITEMLFWIDSQGRITNVNDYALQATGFSRDELLTMQVWELDINGAAESWPKAWQRLKEQGTVVMESALRIKNGNPIPIEINANYVEYGDTKYGFVSIRDIYSRIQSQAALKESEEKYRGIVENSNDLIMLTEPDGIIRYLSPQCRKIIGYSPEELVGTRKWLIHPDDTARVEDAHRRALAGETGNCLEYKIITGDGATKHVSHSWSPIFKDKNLETIVSVVRDITQWKKDQAALQESQRTLATLMSNLPGMAYRCANDEKRTMEFVSDGCYELTGYKPKDIINNPGLSFNDIIHPDDRDMIRKEIDRSIYSKMPFRILYRIITSDKKEKWVWEQGQAICSEGGEINAFEGFITDISDRMKAEEELHNERGLFIAGPVVVFKWRNEPEYPTEYVSPNITAEYGYMPAXFLSQEIHYRDILYADDKARVMAEARAFVESGAPWYEQEYRVIHAQGGYRWVKDFTRIVRDNQGNISHFHCYLLDVTERKKAEEMLAAETNRLTVTLQSIGDGVIACDTEGRIVLLNKVSEELTGWSNIEAVGRNIEEVFHIINRISREGCENPAHKVLQSGEPVELASDILLLSKDGAEKLLADSVAPIKDESGRMIGAVLVFRDITEKEKIEAELAKAEKLDSLGILAGGIAHDFNNILTAVTGNISLALSRLDDSSEMYKRLAEAEKAAIRAQDLTQQLLTFAKGGTPVKKSVSIAELVRESAEFALRGADVSCEFDFEEGLLPVEIDSAQISRVISNLVINADQAMPEGGKITISANNVYGTDENPLPISGNKGIKISIRDRGIGIPDNNLRKIFDPFFTTKAKGNGLGLATTYSIIAKHDGYIDVESTLNSGTTFHIYLPACETGKQLPSPDNDVAIPGHGKILIMDDDDGVRTVASIALAELGYQIDLAADGIEAVARYKEAMESGNGYDAVIMDLTIPGGMGGIETIKLLRELDPDIKAIVSSGYSNAPVLSDYLKYGFKGFARKPYRVQQLSRILYEALHSDLSDSRALDLKNISISPNK; this is translated from the coding sequence ATGAGAGATAATTCGACACAGAGAAAACGGACCACCCCGAATTGGATCTTAGTCGGGATCGTTCTCGGCCTGGCATTCTGGATAATTGACCCAATCATTGACGCCTATTTGATCCGCGGAAGCAGTTTACAGCAGGAAATCTTCAGTCCCGATTCCGGAGAGATTTGGATCAGGTCAATGGTGATGTTTCTTTTCCTTTGTTTCGGTGCCTTGGTGGAAGGGATGTTTTCAAAAAAGGTCAAGGCCGAACGGAATCTTCAAAAGGGGCTTTCTCTCCTGATGGCGACTCTGGAATCAACCGCCGACGGCATTCTGGTGGTCAACCAGGAAGGGGAGATCACCAGTTTTAACACCCGTTTCAAAGAAATTTGGAATATTACGGATGAAGTTCTGGAATCCAGGGATGACAAAAAGGCCCTTCAATTCGTATTGGGCCAATTAAAAGAGCCGCAGATTTTCATCAACAAGGTAAAGGAATTGTACAACAGTCCCGAAGCGGAGAGTTTTGATGTTCTGGAATTTATTGATGGCCGGATGGTCGAGCGATATTCGCGGCCCCAAAAAATAGAAGGGGCCAGCATCGGCCGGGTTTGGTCGTTCCGGGATATCACCGCGCGGAACAAGGCGGAAAGAGCCCTCAGAGAGAGTGAAGAGCGGTTTCGCGGGCTATATGATTCCGCGCCTCTGGGCTACCAATCACTGGATGAAAATGGGAATATTTTGAATATCAATCGAACCTGGCTGCATATGATGGGATATGGGGAAGCTGAAGTCACAGGGCGCCCCTTCACGGATTTTCTGGTTCCCGAAGATATACGGCATTTTCAGAAGAATTTCCCGCTGTTCAAGGAACGGGGGGAGGTGCATGATATTGAATTTACCCTGAAGCGAAAAGACGGGACACTCGTCGATTTGTCGTTTGACGGGAAGGTGGAGAAGGATGCCAACGGGAAATTTTCCCGGACCCACTGCATAATGCATGATATCACTCAGATCAAAAGGGCCGAAGATTCGCTCCGGTTGAGCGAAGCGCGGTTTCGGGAACTGGCGGAACTTCTTCCGGAGACGATCATAGAATGCGACCTGAATGGTATCTTTACTTTCGTGAACAGGCATGGCTGTGAAGCCTTCGGCTTCAAGCGCGAGGAAGTCGAAAAGAAGATGAATATCTTCGAAGTGCTGGATCCGTCCGAGAGAGAAAGAGCTCGGCAGAATATAAAACTGGTTTTCGGCGGAGAACATCGGCGCAATATCGAATATCTGGCGCGAAAGAGGGATGGGAGCATCGTTCCGGTGGCCATTCATACCAGCCCCATATATCGGAAAGAACAATTGGCAGGAATGAGAGCGGTCGTAATTGATATTACCGAGCAAAAGAGCGCTGCGGAAAAACTCCAATTTCGATATGATTTTGAGCATCTGGTGACGACCATATCGACGCGACTGATTGGACTCAGAAATGATCTTGTTGAAAGGGCGATAGAGGAATCACTTCAAAATGTGGGTGAATTTGCCGGGGTCGACAATTGTCATATTTTCTTTTTCTCTGAAGATATGGACTCGGTGAGTTTTACCAGCGAATGGAGCCGTGAAGGAACGCCTCGTTTGGCGGAAAAGATGCTCGGTAAGAAACCCCGAAATTACGCCGAGGGATTTGAGAAACTAAACAGGTTGGAGCCGATTCACCTCACCGAGATATCGATGCCCTCGGCGGCCGGCGATCATAACAAGGAATTTTTCGCCAAATTGGGAATTAAATCGTTAATATCGGTGCCTTTAAAAAGCGGCGACAGACTTATCGGGGCCATCGGTATGGCGGCGATGCGAGAGAATAGAAACTGGACCGATGATGATATGGCTCTTTTGAGAATGGCCGGAGAAGTCCTGGCAAGCGCCCTGGAACGGAAGGGAGCCGAAGAGTCATTATTGGAAAATGAGAATAAATACCGCACCCTATTTGAGAGTTCGCCGGATGGTTTGTTCCTGATGAAGGATGTCTTTCTTGACTGCAATGATCAAGCCTGCAGTCTGTGGAAATGCAGTCGCGACGATATAGTCGGACACAGTCCCGCCGAATTTTCCCCCGAATGGCAGCCCGACGGGCGCAGCTCGAAGGAACTGGCCAGAGAGAAAATAGAAGCGGCCATGGGGGGGGTGCCTCAAACATTTTTCTGGCAGCATCAGAATCTTAAAGGTGTGTGTCAGGACACGGAAGTTCATTTGCAGCCGCTCACTCTGAAAGGAGAGAAACTACTTCTGGCCCGAGTCAGAGATATGTCACAGCAGAGAAGAGCCGAATTATCACTTCGTCAGGCAGAAGAAAGATTCTCCAAGGCCTTCAATTTCAGTCCGGTAGGGGCCTGTTTGACCGATATCGCCACCGGCAAAATAATCAACGCCAATGAGCGACTACAGGAGTTGTTGGATATTTCCCGTGACAGGCTGATAGGAAACAGCACCGTTTCACTGGGTATCTGGAAAGATTCCGAGGAACGTGATATTATGATCGGGCAACTAAAAGAGGGAAGAACGGTACGCAACCAGGAGGTTTCCAGAATACTTCCTGACGGCAAAAGAAGAGATCTCTCGATTTCCATGGCGGTGATTCCGATGAATGACAGCAGTTGTCTGCTCACCCTTGTTGATGATATAACCGACAAGAAATTGGCCGAAGAAGCCCTGCGCGAAAGCGAAGAGAGATACCGTTATTTATATAATAATGCCGAAGTCGGGCTATTTCGGACCGCCATTCAAGACGGCCTGGTGCTGGAATGCAACGACCGATCCGCGCAGGTTTTTGGATATGTTTCCAAAGAGGAAATGATAAACTGCTTCCGCGTCTCACAACATTATGTTGATCCGGAGGCGAGGGATAGATTTGTTAAAGCCCTCGGGCAAAAAGGCGAGGTATCTAATTACAGGATCAGATTTTTCCGCAAAGAAGGCTCGGTGATATGGCTTTCCGTTTCGGCCCGAATTAATGCGGAGCAGGGTTTTATCGAAGGCGTTCTGTACGATATAACGGAACAGAAAAGAGCCGAAGAGGAACTGCTTAAGCTGTCGTATGCGATCGAACAAAGTCCGGTTACGGTTGTCGTCACCGACACCAGCGGAACGATAGAATATGTCAATCCCAAGTTCACGGAACTCACCGGTTATACCCGGGAAGAAGCCCTGGGCCAGAACCCGCGGATTTTGAAATCGGGCAAAATCACGGAAGCGGAATATAGAAAAATGTGGGAAACCATAAAATCCGGTTCCGAATGGCGGGGGGAATTTTATAATCGAAAGAAGAACGGGGAATATTTCTGGGAAAGCGCCAAAATCGTCCCCATAAAGAATGAAAGCGGCGAAACAACTCATTATCTGGCGCTGAAAGAGGATATCACCGAACAAAAGCGGAACCAGGAGCATTTACTCAGAGTTCAATTCTCGATAGATCGAATAACGGAAATGCTTTTCTGGATAGATTCTCAAGGCCGGATTACCAATGTCAATGATTATGCTTTACAGGCAACGGGTTTTTCCCGTGATGAGCTTCTCACCATGCAGGTCTGGGAACTTGATATAAATGGCGCCGCCGAGTCTTGGCCCAAAGCCTGGCAACGTCTAAAAGAACAGGGAACCGTGGTTATGGAATCGGCTCTGCGCATTAAGAACGGGAATCCGATTCCAATTGAAATCAATGCGAATTATGTAGAATATGGTGATACCAAATATGGTTTCGTCTCAATCAGGGACATTTACTCACGGATTCAATCACAGGCGGCTCTGAAAGAAAGTGAAGAAAAATATCGCGGCATTGTAGAGAATTCGAATGATCTTATCATGCTGACCGAGCCCGACGGAATTATTCGTTATTTGAGTCCGCAATGTCGGAAGATCATCGGTTATAGTCCCGAAGAATTGGTTGGTACCAGGAAATGGTTGATTCATCCCGATGATACGGCCCGAGTAGAAGATGCTCACCGCAGGGCTCTCGCCGGCGAAACCGGCAACTGTCTGGAATATAAAATAATCACCGGGGACGGCGCCACGAAGCATGTATCACATTCGTGGTCGCCTATTTTTAAGGATAAAAATCTCGAAACAATAGTCAGCGTGGTTCGTGATATAACGCAATGGAAGAAGGATCAGGCCGCCTTGCAGGAAAGTCAACGGACGCTGGCAACGCTGATGAGCAATTTGCCGGGAATGGCCTACCGGTGCGCCAATGATGAAAAGCGGACCATGGAATTTGTCAGCGACGGCTGTTACGAATTGACCGGATACAAACCCAAAGATATTATCAATAATCCGGGACTCTCTTTCAATGATATTATTCATCCTGACGATCGGGATATGATCCGGAAGGAAATTGACAGGTCAATATATTCAAAAATGCCATTTCGCATACTTTATCGCATCATAACATCGGACAAGAAGGAAAAATGGGTCTGGGAGCAGGGTCAGGCGATTTGCAGTGAGGGGGGTGAAATCAACGCCTTTGAAGGTTTTATCACCGATATCAGCGACCGCATGAAAGCGGAAGAAGAGCTCCATAATGAACGAGGTCTTTTTATCGCCGGCCCGGTCGTGGTTTTCAAGTGGCGGAACGAACCGGAATATCCGACAGAATATGTCTCCCCGAATATAACAGCGGAATACGGCTATATGCCGGCCNATTTTCTCTCCCAAGAGATACATTATAGAGATATTCTGTATGCTGATGATAAAGCCAGAGTGATGGCGGAAGCCAGAGCTTTTGTGGAAAGCGGGGCGCCCTGGTACGAGCAGGAATATCGGGTGATTCATGCTCAGGGCGGATATCGCTGGGTCAAGGATTTTACGCGCATCGTCCGCGACAATCAGGGCAATATCAGTCATTTTCACTGCTATCTTCTTGATGTAACCGAACGCAAAAAGGCAGAAGAGATGCTGGCGGCGGAAACCAATCGTCTGACGGTTACGCTGCAGAGTATCGGTGACGGTGTGATTGCCTGCGATACCGAAGGAAGGATTGTTTTATTAAACAAGGTCTCGGAGGAACTTACCGGTTGGAGCAATATCGAAGCGGTGGGGCGAAATATCGAAGAAGTGTTTCATATCATAAACAGGATATCGAGAGAAGGATGCGAAAATCCGGCCCATAAGGTGCTGCAAAGTGGTGAACCGGTCGAACTGGCATCCGACATTCTGTTGTTATCGAAAGATGGTGCGGAAAAATTGCTTGCCGACAGTGTGGCGCCGATTAAAGACGAATCGGGCCGGATGATAGGAGCGGTACTGGTATTCCGCGATATTACGGAAAAGGAGAAAATTGAGGCGGAATTGGCCAAGGCCGAGAAACTGGATTCTCTCGGGATATTGGCCGGCGGGATTGCGCATGATTTCAACAATATCCTGACGGCCGTAACGGGCAATATATCGCTGGCGCTATCGCGGCTGGACGATAGTTCGGAAATGTACAAAAGATTGGCGGAGGCAGAAAAAGCGGCCATAAGAGCACAAGACCTGACACAACAATTATTGACTTTCGCCAAGGGCGGGACGCCCGTCAAAAAGTCGGTATCGATCGCCGAGTTAGTCCGGGAATCGGCCGAATTTGCCCTGCGAGGAGCCGATGTCTCCTGCGAATTTGATTTCGAAGAAGGATTATTACCGGTGGAAATTGACTCCGCGCAGATAAGCCGCGTCATAAGTAACCTGGTCATAAATGCCGATCAGGCGATGCCGGAAGGGGGCAAGATCACCATATCGGCTAATAATGTTTACGGTACCGATGAAAATCCATTACCGATAAGCGGCAATAAAGGCATAAAAATATCGATCCGGGACCGAGGCATAGGTATCCCTGATAATAATCTTCGAAAGATATTCGATCCTTTCTTCACGACTAAAGCAAAAGGTAACGGGCTGGGGCTGGCGACGACCTATTCCATAATAGCCAAGCACGACGGGTATATCGATGTGGAATCGACCCTGAACAGCGGAACCACTTTTCATATTTACTTGCCGGCCTGTGAAACCGGGAAGCAATTACCGAGTCCCGATAACGATGTCGCCATCCCCGGCCACGGAAAAATATTGATTATGGATGATGATGACGGGGTGCGGACAGTTGCTTCAATTGCCCTGGCCGAACTTGGGTATCAGATTGATCTGGCCGCTGACGGAATCGAAGCCGTCGCAAGATATAAAGAGGCAATGGAATCCGGAAACGGTTATGATGCTGTCATAATGGATTTGACAATTCCCGGGGGGATGGGAGGGATAGAGACCATAAAATTGCTCCGCGAACTTGATCCCGATATAAAGGCGATTGTCTCAAGCGGTTACTCCAATGCCCCGGTACTATCCGATTACCTGAAATACGGTTTTAAGGGATTTGCGCGAAAGCCATATCGGGTTCAGCAACTGAGCCGCATTTTGTATGAGGCCCTGCACAGCGATCTTTCCGACAGTCGGGCCCTTGATTTAAAAAATATCTCTATTTCTCCAAATAAGTAA
- the hemG gene encoding Protoporphyrinogen oxidase yields the protein MKGKAKIAIVGAGISGLSAGFFIRKLVGDRAAITIFERENRLGGTIGTSRENGYLADWGPNGFLDREPLTLEFVNDIELHDKLYPSNQKSEKRFIYRGKRLHEISANPMKFLASGLLSMRGKLRIGMEIFVPRKKNDDDESIFRFVERRIGREAAEILIDPMVSGIYGGDAEKLSLGACFPVMENMEKEYGGLIKAMFKKARENRKSGKKGGPAGPSGHLTSFRGGLFTLIERLENILGTSIHREEKVVSISKGNGNYRLNTSAGSYDFDHIIIATQSFVAGSILMELDRETAGLLGKIPYSNLAVCCQGYRLEDISRPVDGFGFLVPHNQNLYILGSIWTSVIFPEQAPEGFVLFRTMLGGAKDNKIIDRGEKALGELAHNQLATIMGIKKPPSFQKIIIWKEAIPQYTLGHRERLQRIEANLAKLGSLYLAGNAYTGIGLNDAIKRSFYIAETIAAVQTGNSSGN from the coding sequence GTGAAGGGAAAGGCGAAAATAGCGATTGTTGGGGCCGGGATTTCGGGACTTTCGGCCGGTTTTTTCATTCGGAAACTTGTCGGCGACAGGGCCGCTATCACAATTTTTGAAAGGGAGAATAGACTGGGCGGGACGATTGGAACGTCACGGGAAAACGGCTATCTCGCTGACTGGGGACCCAACGGCTTTCTGGATCGGGAACCGCTGACACTTGAATTTGTGAACGATATCGAACTCCATGACAAACTTTACCCATCCAATCAGAAATCGGAAAAGAGATTCATTTACCGCGGTAAGCGGCTACACGAAATTTCGGCCAATCCGATGAAATTTCTGGCGAGCGGACTCCTTTCAATGCGGGGAAAGCTACGGATCGGGATGGAGATATTCGTCCCGCGGAAAAAAAATGATGACGATGAATCAATATTCCGTTTCGTGGAGCGTCGGATCGGACGTGAGGCGGCGGAGATATTGATTGATCCGATGGTTTCGGGCATCTATGGTGGCGACGCCGAAAAATTATCGCTGGGAGCATGCTTTCCGGTGATGGAGAACATGGAAAAAGAGTATGGCGGTCTGATAAAGGCGATGTTCAAAAAGGCCCGGGAAAATCGGAAAAGCGGCAAAAAGGGAGGACCGGCGGGACCATCGGGCCATCTGACCAGTTTCCGCGGCGGGCTGTTCACACTAATTGAACGGCTCGAAAATATTCTGGGCACCTCGATTCATCGAGAGGAAAAAGTTGTTTCGATTTCCAAGGGGAATGGCAATTACCGGCTTAATACGAGTGCCGGGAGTTATGATTTTGATCATATAATAATAGCTACGCAATCATTTGTCGCGGGGTCAATTCTTATGGAACTGGACCGAGAGACGGCGGGGCTTCTGGGGAAAATCCCGTATTCGAATCTGGCTGTCTGTTGCCAAGGATATCGCCTGGAGGATATCTCGAGACCGGTCGATGGTTTCGGTTTTCTGGTTCCCCATAATCAAAACCTTTACATTCTGGGCTCGATCTGGACATCGGTGATTTTCCCGGAGCAGGCCCCGGAAGGGTTTGTTCTCTTCCGCACTATGCTGGGCGGTGCAAAAGACAATAAAATTATAGATCGTGGCGAAAAGGCGCTGGGGGAACTCGCTCATAATCAATTGGCCACTATAATGGGAATCAAGAAACCTCCATCGTTTCAGAAAATCATCATCTGGAAAGAAGCTATCCCTCAGTATACCCTGGGGCATCGGGAGCGACTGCAGAGAATTGAGGCTAATCTGGCCAAACTCGGTTCCCTGTACCTGGCCGGGAACGCCTATACCGGCATCGGGCTAAATGATGCCATCAAACGATCTTTTTATATTGCAGAGACCATCGCGGCAGTTCAGACCGGCAATTCTTCCGGTAATTGA
- a CDS encoding putative Ferrochelatase (Evidence 3 : Putative function from multiple computational evidences) has protein sequence MSIGEAGNQSRIAVILINMGGPAALDKIRSFMFNLFNDRHIMDMPQPFRALVAQIIVAVRTPNVKHHYSLIGGRSPLMQWTERQGTLIEAELKMKFPNLKIGFAYSYIEPSIGEAIEKAVADGADKIIAVPLYPYYSVSTLGSIYTGLEKARRKHELGDKLRITRPFYDHPKFIDGTIDLLKEAIGKVDITEPYHVLFTAHALPESFILKGDPYRSQVERTVALILQNFPTKNTFLSFQSKIGPVAWMKPSTIETVKRLGKEGVKQLVVMPLGFVCDHIETLYELDIELAGIAKEAGIMQFVRGRVFNDHSAFITLLGALIEECL, from the coding sequence ATGAGTATTGGTGAAGCGGGCAATCAATCTCGAATTGCGGTTATTCTGATAAATATGGGGGGGCCGGCCGCTTTGGACAAGATTCGCTCGTTCATGTTCAATCTATTCAACGATCGCCATATAATGGATATGCCCCAGCCATTTCGGGCCCTGGTAGCGCAGATAATCGTGGCGGTGCGGACCCCAAATGTCAAACACCACTATTCGCTTATCGGGGGACGATCTCCCTTGATGCAATGGACGGAACGGCAGGGGACACTTATTGAAGCCGAGTTGAAGATGAAATTTCCCAATTTAAAAATCGGATTTGCATACAGCTATATTGAGCCGTCGATTGGGGAGGCAATAGAAAAGGCGGTCGCGGACGGCGCCGATAAGATAATCGCCGTGCCGTTATATCCCTATTATTCAGTGTCGACCTTGGGAAGCATTTACACCGGCCTCGAAAAGGCCCGCCGAAAGCATGAATTAGGGGACAAACTGAGAATAACTCGACCTTTTTATGACCATCCCAAATTTATTGACGGCACGATCGATCTTCTCAAGGAAGCAATAGGAAAAGTGGATATAACCGAACCGTATCATGTTTTATTTACAGCCCACGCCCTGCCCGAGTCCTTTATTCTGAAGGGCGACCCGTACCGGTCGCAGGTGGAAAGAACGGTGGCACTCATTCTTCAGAATTTTCCGACAAAGAACACTTTCTTGTCCTTTCAGAGCAAGATCGGACCGGTGGCCTGGATGAAACCGTCGACCATTGAGACCGTCAAGCGTCTTGGAAAAGAAGGGGTCAAGCAACTGGTAGTGATGCCTTTGGGGTTTGTTTGCGATCATATCGAGACGCTTTATGAACTTGATATCGAATTGGCCGGGATAGCGAAAGAGGCCGGAATCATGCAATTTGTGCGGGGCCGGGTCTTTAATGACCATTCTGCATTTATTACCCTTTTGGGAGCGCTGATAGAGGAGTGCCTGTGA